A single region of the Solwaraspora sp. WMMD406 genome encodes:
- the pyrH gene encoding UMP kinase translates to MTQVVSGHTLAADDPTAPPPGRSRRVVLKLSGEVFGGGAIGVDPDVVQDIARQIATVSRLGVQVSVVVGGGNFFRGAELQKRGMDRARADYMGMLGTVMNCLALQDFLEKEGVETRVQSAITMAQVAEPYIPLRAIRHLEKGRVVIFGAGAGMPYFSTDTVSAQRALEIHADVVLMSKNGVDGVYTADPRTDPTARKLDTVTFAEALRRGLRVADAAAFSLCMDNDLPMLVFGAQGDDTIVRAVAGERIGTLITA, encoded by the coding sequence ATGACGCAGGTAGTGAGTGGGCACACGCTGGCGGCGGACGACCCCACGGCACCCCCGCCCGGACGGTCCCGGCGGGTCGTCCTGAAGCTGTCCGGGGAGGTCTTCGGCGGCGGGGCGATCGGGGTCGACCCGGACGTGGTGCAGGACATCGCCCGGCAGATCGCGACCGTGTCCCGGCTCGGCGTGCAGGTCTCCGTCGTGGTCGGTGGCGGCAACTTCTTCCGTGGCGCCGAACTGCAGAAGCGCGGCATGGACCGCGCCCGCGCCGACTACATGGGCATGCTCGGCACCGTGATGAACTGCCTGGCTCTGCAGGACTTCCTGGAGAAGGAAGGCGTGGAGACACGAGTGCAGAGCGCGATCACCATGGCCCAGGTCGCCGAGCCCTACATCCCACTACGTGCCATCCGTCATCTGGAGAAGGGCCGCGTGGTGATCTTCGGCGCCGGGGCCGGCATGCCGTACTTCTCGACGGACACGGTCTCGGCGCAGCGGGCCCTGGAGATCCACGCCGACGTGGTGCTGATGAGCAAGAACGGCGTCGACGGGGTGTACACGGCCGATCCGCGTACCGACCCCACCGCCCGCAAGCTGGACACCGTGACCTTCGCCGAGGCGCTCCGGCGCGGACTGCGGGTGGCCGACGCCGCGGCCTTCAGCCTCTGCATGGACAACGACCTGCCGATGCTGGTCTTCGGCGCGCAGGGCGACGACACGATCGTGCGCGCGGTCGCCGGCGAACGTATCGGTACCTTGATCACGGCCTGA